Sequence from the Tenrec ecaudatus isolate mTenEca1 chromosome 6, mTenEca1.hap1, whole genome shotgun sequence genome:
tcacccccatgttAGAAGAATCAAGCATGTAAGAGctaaaggacagcatttactcaAGGGAGAGAAGATGGAGTGGAAGGAGGAAACAGTGGGCTAAGTACACCGAGGGCACTGAGATGGATGAGTTGACATCAAAGGTGTTTAAGTTGCTGAATGAGTAACTCATGACCTGCCCTGTCAACCTTCACCTAAATCACAGTaaaatgttgttttaaaaaagcCGCGCCTCCCTAAAGACTCGAAGATGTTCGCCTGCGCCAAGCTCGCCTGCACCCCCGCTCTGATCCGAGCTGGATCCAGAGTAGCATACAGACCAATTTCTGCATCAGTGTTATATCGACCAGAGGCAAGAACTGGAGAGGGCTCAGCAGTGTTTAATggggcccaggctggtgtgtctcCACTAATCCGAAGGGAGTTTCAGACAAGTGCAATCAGCAGAGACATTGATACTGCTGCCAAATTTATTGGTGCAGGTGCTGCCACAGTAGGAGTGGCTGGTTCTGGTGCTGGTATTGGAACCGTCTTTGGCAGCCTCATCATTGGTTATGCCAGAAACCCTTCGCTGAAGCAGCAGCTGTTCTCATACGCTATCCTGGGATTTGCCTTGTCTGAAGCTATGGGTCTCTTCTGTTTGATGGTtgctttcttgattttgtttgccATGTAACGAAAATGAATGGCTAGAGATGTTGGCATTCATGTTAATTACGGAATGGATATAATTCTGTCTATCTAACTGTGACTCCGAGAACTGTAGTGTTGGTGTCATAGAGATGTATGTTCTTCCCAAAGTCATTTCATTAAAGatgagaactttaaaaaaaaaaaaaaaagttaaagggAAAAACGATTACCCCAGAGTTCGCATCGACTAAGGTCCCCCTGGAGGCACATGGGGGCGGGCACGTACTGGAAGCTAACCCCCATGGCAGCGGTTCAATTTCTCCACCTGCTCTCTGGGAGagcgtgaggctgtctgctcccagagagaTGCAGTCTCTCACACCGCATGACACAATTCTTCTCCGTTCGATAAGTTGTCATCTTTTCATGGTAGTGGATGGAATTCGACTCTAGCTAGTTGCGGTTTTACAACTCTACTTGTACTTTTAGTGGCTAGGAAAATATTCTGGCACTCTATAGTTTAGGTGGTAAGGTACAcgttgtttttggttttatttttaactaaGGGGCAGTTTAAGCCCATAGGAAAATTGTGAGAAAAATCAGAGTCCCCATATACACGCTCACCCTATGCATACTATTTCTTTGATTAGCATTCTCTTATTATATTAACATCCAGCAttcctgtcttggcagaagtgcactcagaatgcttctgagaaggaaggatggttagactttgtctcacgtattttggatatgttgttaaaagaaaccagcccctggagaaggacatcatgcttggttacatGGAAGATCAGCACAAAAGAGGGAGAACCCcctacaagatggactgacacagtggctgcaacagtgagcgtcAACATAACAATGATCAGGATGATgtcagactgggcagtgtttcattgtattgTGCATGGGATCGCCAAGAGTCGGAGGTGACCAATGGCAGCTGGCAACAACGGTAGCATCCCTGTGGCATATCATTTGTTCCCACTAAAGCAATATTGGTGcccgtggcagttagattttatgtcaacttgcacgtGTGGAGGGGCGGAGTCCAACCTGCCATTCAGGTCACTGCCTGGTGATGCCTCCAGGGAGGTGTgccctttttataagagagacacgGGTCCCCTCCTCTCTCTTTGGCTCTTTGCTTTCCGCTGGATCTGGATCTTGTGCTTGGCTCTTCATCTTCTGTTGTGTTCCTGTCCAAtctcaggagccatcagcagactagTGACAGTGGATTCATTCGGCTAACTTTAGGTTCAGATTACCTCTACCTCTGCCAGCCTGTGCCTgccaccccccccaacccccactgccTCTGCTTTGTCACCTTGCTTTGTGTTTGTCGGCTTCCATGAGTCAGTAGAACCCTGACTTGAATCAAACAAGACTTatctatttctacaactgtgtaaaccATTtaaaaaactataaatctttttctctatataaacacatacaaactcactggttttgcttcactAGAGAACCCAATGTAACACAATGCATCATTATGAAGCCCTACAGTTTACATGAAGGTTTAAAGTGCAAATCTTACACAGAGTTCAGAGGAATAGAAAGAAAACTTCTCTCCCTCAAGTATGCCCTTTTGAAGGTGCTGAGGTACTGACATGTATGGGTGCAGGGGTCTGTGTTCTATCCTAAATTGCAGGGAGACAGCTTTACTTTTGGGTCTAGAAATTACAGTTAAGGGGGTGCACAGTAGAGAATCCAGAAGATGCTGCAGAACCGGGCAATATTTCGTTTTGTTACAGGGTAAGGTCACAATGAGTCCAGAGGTAACGTCATGGCGGCTAAGGACAATGGCGGTGTAGTAGCGTTATTAAGTCGATGGAGGACGGTGGAAGCGTGTGTTCAGTGCGATCACAGATGTGGAGCATCAGAGAATGGCTTCTAAGCAGATGAGTCAGAGAAGGAAGCTCAGAGGAGGTGATGCTTGACTGGAGTATGGCAAGATACAAGGGGGAAAAGGCATTCCAAGTGGACATCAACACATGTGACCACCTGgaggcacaggacaggacaggagacTTGTTGGATGTCGTTTGATATGCTGAACAGAGTGAGCATGGGAGtaaggaaggaggagggggcaTGGGGGTTGCTGGTGCGAGACAAGGCAGGAGAAGCTGACATTATAGGCAAATTGAGTTAAATTGTATAATGGAAACCATTGACGGATTGGATATGACACAATCAGAGGAGGACGAACTAATAGGTTGgtagagagagaaagtgtgtgtgtgtgtgtgtgtgtgtgtgtgtgtgtgtgtgtgtgtgtgatgatgagggggtgccagggggtgggagggaggaagaagac
This genomic interval carries:
- the LOC142450826 gene encoding ATP synthase F(0) complex subunit C3, mitochondrial, giving the protein MFACAKLACTPALIRAGSRVAYRPISASVLYRPEARTGEGSAVFNGAQAGVSPLIRREFQTSAISRDIDTAAKFIGAGAATVGVAGSGAGIGTVFGSLIIGYARNPSLKQQLFSYAILGFALSEAMGLFCLMVAFLILFAM